The Pseudomonas sp. FP2309 genome has a window encoding:
- a CDS encoding ATP-binding protein — translation MTSIRRRTLTLIIGLMLTGLLVISWLNLHDSNHEIAEVYDAQLAQNARLLQGVMSMPLGGKDQAELYRAFNKALGNAVPKLDGHPYESKIAFQVWNPQGERLVFTSSAPALAAPPETAGFGNVEDVSGRQWRGFVLKDKDNGLRIWVGERDDVRSDLVGRIVRHTLWPNVLGSLILAALVWLAIGWGLKPLADMAATLRARHSGSLEPMQLTPLPTELEPMQAALNRMLAQIQDMVGRERRFIADAAHEMRTPLAVLRVHAQNLLEAGTETERRESLAFLISGVDRTSRLVNQLLTMARLEPSDEHLPVQAIDLAAAVRETLIQLTPWLLSKDLELVFDVDDAAYAVSTDAVAINIALTNLVTNAANFSPEHGVITVCLRKHANRFALTVDDQGPGIDENERDRLFERFYSRGNAQGAGLGLTIVQTIAQRLGGRIHLENQASGGCRAILEIPGDAP, via the coding sequence ATGACCTCGATCCGGCGGCGCACCCTGACCCTGATCATCGGCCTGATGCTGACCGGCCTGCTGGTGATCAGTTGGCTCAACCTGCACGACAGCAACCACGAAATCGCCGAAGTCTACGACGCGCAATTGGCGCAGAACGCGCGGCTGTTGCAGGGCGTGATGAGCATGCCGCTGGGCGGCAAAGACCAGGCCGAGCTGTATCGCGCGTTTAACAAGGCCTTGGGCAACGCCGTGCCTAAGCTGGACGGGCATCCTTACGAAAGCAAAATCGCCTTCCAGGTATGGAACCCCCAGGGCGAGCGCCTGGTGTTTACCAGCAGCGCGCCAGCGCTTGCGGCGCCTCCCGAGACTGCCGGGTTCGGCAACGTCGAGGATGTCAGCGGTCGCCAATGGCGCGGTTTCGTGCTCAAGGACAAGGACAATGGCCTGCGTATCTGGGTGGGTGAACGTGACGACGTGCGCTCGGACCTGGTGGGCCGCATCGTGCGCCATACCCTGTGGCCCAACGTGTTGGGCAGCCTGATCCTGGCCGCATTGGTGTGGCTGGCCATCGGCTGGGGCCTCAAGCCTCTGGCCGATATGGCCGCCACCCTGCGCGCCCGCCACTCCGGCTCGCTGGAGCCGATGCAACTCACGCCCCTGCCCACGGAGCTGGAGCCGATGCAGGCGGCGTTGAACCGCATGCTGGCGCAAATCCAGGACATGGTCGGCCGTGAACGGCGCTTTATCGCCGACGCCGCCCATGAAATGCGCACGCCCCTGGCGGTGCTGCGGGTGCATGCGCAAAACCTGCTGGAAGCCGGTACCGAGACCGAACGGCGTGAATCCCTGGCCTTTTTGATCAGCGGCGTCGACCGCACCAGCCGCCTGGTCAATCAGTTGCTGACCATGGCGCGCCTGGAGCCCAGCGACGAGCATCTGCCTGTGCAGGCCATCGACCTGGCGGCGGCAGTGCGCGAAACGCTGATTCAACTGACACCCTGGCTGCTGAGCAAAGACCTTGAACTGGTGTTCGACGTGGACGACGCCGCCTATGCCGTGAGTACCGATGCGGTGGCGATCAATATCGCCCTGACTAACCTTGTGACCAACGCGGCCAACTTTTCACCGGAGCACGGCGTAATCACGGTGTGCTTGCGCAAACACGCCAACCGCTTCGCGCTGACCGTGGACGACCAGGGGCCCGGCATTGACGAGAACGAGCGCGACCGGCTGTTCGAACGGTTCTACAGCCGCGGCAATGCCCAGGGCGCCGGCCTGGGCCTGACCATCGTGCAAACCATCGCCCAACGTCTGGGGGGCCGGATACACCTGGAAAATCAGGCATCCGGAGGCTGCAGAGCCATCCTGGAGATCCCCGGTGATGCGCCGTAG
- a CDS encoding response regulator yields MRLLLIEDDVALGEGIQQALVREGYTVDWLQDGSSALHAVLSETFDVVVLDLGLPRMDGLEVLRRLRDSGAVVPVLILTARDATEDRIAGLDAGADDYLIKPFDLSELKARLRALLRRSAGRARVLIEHAGICLDPSTQQVTYHNQPVVLTPKEYQLLHELLSPPGRVMTRDQLMQLLYGWNEEAESNTLEVHIHHLRKKFSSELIRTVRGVGYLVEERG; encoded by the coding sequence GTGCGCCTATTACTGATCGAGGATGATGTGGCGCTGGGGGAAGGCATCCAGCAGGCGCTGGTGCGTGAGGGCTACACCGTCGACTGGCTGCAGGACGGCAGCAGTGCCTTGCACGCCGTGCTCAGCGAAACCTTCGATGTGGTGGTGCTCGACCTGGGCCTACCACGCATGGACGGACTGGAGGTATTGCGCCGCCTGCGCGACAGCGGCGCCGTTGTGCCGGTGTTGATCCTCACTGCACGGGACGCCACCGAAGACCGCATCGCCGGGCTGGATGCCGGCGCCGACGATTACCTGATCAAACCCTTCGACCTGTCGGAACTCAAAGCCCGCCTGCGCGCGCTGCTGCGGCGCAGTGCCGGGCGCGCGCGGGTGCTGATCGAACACGCCGGCATCTGCCTGGACCCCAGCACGCAACAGGTCACCTACCACAACCAACCGGTGGTGCTGACCCCTAAGGAATACCAGTTGCTGCACGAACTGCTCTCCCCGCCCGGCCGCGTGATGACCCGCGATCAGTTGATGCAGTTGCTTTACGGCTGGAACGAAGAGGCGGAAAGCAACACCCTGGAGGTGCATATTCACCACCTGCGCAAGAAATTTTCCAGCGAGTTGATCCGCACCGTGCGCGGGGTGGGCTACCTGGTGGAGGAGCGTGGATGA
- a CDS encoding tetratricopeptide repeat protein codes for MKRLFAALLFTLLSPLTWAMDAADQQRLTEIQTRWAHIQYNLPEEQRSKAFEQLASQTTALTTQRPKAAEAWIWSGIVTSSWAGAQGGLGALSKVKAAKADLETALALDPKALQGSAYTSLAALYDRVPGWPIGFGDADKADALLKQALQLNPTGIDSLYFWGDHLYRQKRYAEARDALQKALLAAPRPGRETADAGRRKEITDLLAQVNQKLN; via the coding sequence ATGAAACGACTTTTTGCCGCCCTGCTGTTCACCCTGTTGAGCCCTCTGACCTGGGCAATGGACGCCGCCGACCAGCAACGCCTGACCGAAATCCAGACCCGTTGGGCACACATCCAATACAACCTGCCTGAGGAACAACGTTCCAAAGCCTTCGAACAGCTCGCCAGCCAGACCACGGCGCTTACCACGCAGCGCCCCAAGGCCGCCGAAGCGTGGATCTGGTCCGGTATCGTCACCAGCAGTTGGGCCGGCGCCCAGGGCGGGCTTGGGGCATTGAGCAAGGTCAAGGCGGCCAAGGCCGACCTCGAAACAGCGCTGGCCCTGGATCCCAAGGCCCTGCAGGGTTCGGCGTATACCAGCCTGGCGGCGCTGTACGACCGCGTGCCCGGCTGGCCCATCGGCTTTGGCGATGCGGACAAGGCCGATGCGCTGCTCAAACAGGCCTTGCAACTCAACCCGACGGGCATTGATAGTCTGTACTTCTGGGGCGATCACCTGTACCGGCAAAAGCGCTACGCCGAAGCGCGTGACGCCCTGCAAAAGGCCCTGCTCGCCGCACCACGGCCGGGGCGCGAAACCGCCGATGCCGGGCGCCGCAAAGAGATCACCGACCTGTTGGCCCAGGTCAATCAAAAACTCAACTGA
- a CDS encoding SDR family oxidoreductase gives MRLSDARVVLTGASGGIGLAIAAVLCASGAQVLAVARHRAPLEVLLAQYPQQLCWVSADLTFLADRRKVLAAADAIGGVNLLINTAGINHFAMLEQLDDSEISGMLALNITAPICLTKLLLPQLKLAPSAMVVNVGSTYGSIGYPGYATYCATKFALRGFSEALRRELADTRVGVLYVAPRATRTHMNSPAAQALNDALKSNVDDPHTVASAVIQAILKDRRDLYLGWPERFFVRLNSLLPNLVDRSLSKQLPLIRRLSHTPIDKDPTP, from the coding sequence ATGCGCCTGTCTGATGCGCGCGTGGTGCTGACCGGCGCCAGTGGCGGCATCGGCCTGGCGATTGCCGCCGTGCTGTGTGCCAGTGGCGCCCAGGTGCTGGCGGTGGCACGTCATCGCGCCCCTTTGGAGGTGTTGCTCGCGCAGTATCCGCAGCAGCTGTGCTGGGTGAGTGCCGACCTGACCTTCCTCGCCGACCGGCGCAAGGTGCTGGCGGCGGCCGATGCCATCGGTGGCGTCAACCTGCTGATCAACACCGCCGGGATCAACCACTTCGCGATGCTTGAGCAACTGGACGACAGCGAAATCAGCGGCATGCTGGCGTTGAACATCACCGCGCCGATCTGCCTGACCAAGCTGTTGCTGCCGCAACTCAAGCTCGCGCCGAGCGCCATGGTGGTCAATGTGGGCTCCACCTACGGCTCCATCGGTTACCCCGGCTACGCCACCTACTGCGCCACCAAGTTTGCACTGCGCGGGTTTTCCGAAGCCCTGCGCCGCGAGCTGGCCGACACCCGCGTGGGCGTGTTGTACGTAGCGCCACGGGCAACGCGTACGCACATGAACAGCCCGGCGGCGCAGGCATTGAACGACGCGCTCAAGTCCAACGTCGACGACCCGCACACCGTCGCCTCGGCGGTGATCCAGGCCATCCTCAAGGATCGTCGCGACCTCTACCTGGGCTGGCCGGAGCGCTTCTTTGTGCGCCTCAACAGCCTGCTGCCAAACCTGGTGGACCGTAGTTTGAGCAAACAACTGCCACTGATTCGGCGCTTGAGTCACACACCTATCGATAAGGACCCCACCCCATGA
- a CDS encoding TenA family transcriptional regulator — protein sequence MNFFDTLQDATQHERQALFSLPIIRDALEGKVSLESYRAFLAQAYYHVRHTVPLMMACGARLPSRLEWLRKAVCEYIEEEYGHEQWVLNDIAACGGDAHAVREGRPGLPIELMVSYLYDLISRDNPVGLFGMVNVLEGTSIALATHAAGSIRERLHLPETAFSYLSSHGSLDIGHMQTYRGLMNRLDDPADQAAVIHASKVVYALYTDMFRTLPRITETQHAPV from the coding sequence GTGAACTTTTTCGATACGCTCCAAGATGCCACCCAGCACGAACGCCAGGCCCTGTTCAGCCTGCCCATCATCCGCGATGCGCTGGAGGGCAAGGTCAGCCTGGAAAGCTACCGCGCCTTCCTGGCCCAGGCCTATTACCACGTTCGCCATACCGTGCCCCTGATGATGGCCTGCGGCGCTCGCCTGCCGTCGCGCCTGGAGTGGCTGCGCAAGGCGGTCTGCGAATACATTGAGGAGGAGTACGGCCACGAGCAGTGGGTGCTCAATGACATTGCCGCCTGCGGTGGCGACGCCCACGCGGTGCGTGAGGGCCGCCCCGGTTTGCCCATCGAGCTGATGGTCAGCTACCTGTATGACCTGATCTCCCGTGACAACCCGGTCGGTCTGTTCGGCATGGTCAATGTGCTGGAAGGCACCAGCATCGCCCTCGCCACCCATGCAGCCGGGAGCATTCGCGAGCGCCTGCATCTGCCGGAAACGGCGTTCAGCTACCTCAGCTCCCACGGTTCGCTGGACATTGGCCATATGCAGACCTACCGCGGCTTGATGAACCGCCTGGATGACCCGGCCGACCAGGCCGCCGTGATCCACGCGTCCAAGGTGGTCTACGCGCTCTACACCGACATGTTCCGCACCCTGCCGCGCATCACGGAGACGCAACATGCGCCTGTCTGA
- a CDS encoding AMP-binding protein, protein MSPETRRFHAVLRGYAERNDGAVALWGDTLKINYTALFAEVTYRQERLRDEGVKVVALALDNGVDAILWDLAILFEGLTCLTLPPFFSPAQRAHCLEQSHAERVIAEPHLDAELHAGGYRKTGEFWCRAFEGRPSMPSGTAKLTFTSGTTGTPKGVCLSADSVLRVARELHQASHASDPRHHLALLPIAILLENLGCYAALYAGATLSVPSQKSLGIQGASAVDAAQLLGCLALRQPHSLILVPQLLLMLVIAAEQKAFSPHGLRFAAVGGARVSKALLHRAGQLGLPVYEGYGLSECASVVSLNRPEAQRPGSVGKPLPHVEIRLAEDGEVLIKGSTLLGYLGQAEAPGEWWPSGDLGAFDADGFLYLKGRKKHQFVTSYGRNVNPDWIEAELTQSGVIAQAFVYGEAQPHNHALLWPLRADCTEAQLQAAVDAANSGLPDYAHVHRWTRLDQPFSAANGLLTANGRPRRDAIVARYQTLLAPALNEEMSS, encoded by the coding sequence ATGTCGCCTGAAACCCGTCGTTTCCATGCTGTACTGCGTGGCTATGCCGAACGCAACGACGGCGCTGTCGCCCTGTGGGGCGACACGCTGAAAATCAATTACACCGCGCTGTTTGCCGAAGTTACCTACCGCCAGGAACGCCTTCGCGATGAGGGGGTCAAGGTGGTGGCTCTGGCCCTGGACAACGGCGTCGACGCCATCTTGTGGGACTTGGCGATTTTGTTTGAAGGCCTGACCTGCCTGACCTTGCCACCGTTCTTCAGCCCTGCCCAGCGTGCCCATTGCCTGGAACAAAGCCACGCCGAGCGGGTGATCGCCGAGCCTCATTTGGACGCTGAGTTGCACGCTGGCGGGTATCGCAAAACCGGCGAGTTCTGGTGCCGCGCGTTTGAAGGTCGGCCGTCAATGCCGTCTGGCACCGCCAAGCTGACCTTTACCTCCGGCACCACCGGCACGCCCAAAGGGGTGTGCCTGAGCGCCGACAGCGTGCTGCGGGTCGCGCGTGAGTTGCACCAGGCCAGTCATGCCAGTGATCCACGCCATCACCTGGCGCTGCTGCCCATCGCCATCCTCCTGGAAAACCTGGGGTGCTACGCCGCGCTGTATGCCGGTGCCACCTTGAGTGTGCCGAGTCAAAAAAGCCTGGGCATCCAGGGCGCCAGTGCGGTGGACGCTGCACAGTTGCTCGGTTGCCTGGCGCTGCGCCAGCCCCACAGCCTGATTCTGGTCCCGCAATTGCTGCTGATGCTGGTGATTGCCGCCGAACAGAAGGCGTTCAGCCCCCACGGCCTGCGCTTTGCTGCGGTGGGCGGCGCGCGGGTGTCCAAGGCGTTGCTGCACCGCGCCGGACAACTCGGCTTGCCGGTCTACGAAGGCTACGGGCTGTCGGAATGCGCTTCGGTGGTGAGCCTCAATCGTCCCGAGGCGCAGCGCCCGGGCAGCGTCGGCAAACCCTTGCCCCACGTTGAGATCCGCCTGGCCGAGGACGGTGAAGTGCTGATCAAGGGCTCAACCCTGCTCGGCTACCTGGGTCAGGCCGAAGCGCCCGGAGAGTGGTGGCCCAGCGGTGACCTCGGCGCCTTTGATGCCGATGGGTTTCTTTACCTCAAGGGCCGCAAAAAGCATCAATTCGTCACCAGTTACGGGCGCAACGTCAACCCGGACTGGATCGAAGCCGAACTGACCCAGAGCGGCGTGATTGCCCAGGCCTTTGTCTACGGAGAGGCCCAGCCGCACAACCACGCCCTGCTTTGGCCACTGCGCGCCGATTGCACCGAGGCACAGCTGCAGGCGGCCGTGGACGCGGCCAACAGCGGCCTGCCCGACTACGCGCACGTGCACCGGTGGACGCGTCTGGATCAACCCTTCAGCGCCGCCAACGGCTTGCTCACCGCCAATGGCCGCCCACGGCGCGACGCCATCGTCGCCCGCTACCAAACCCTGCTTGCCCCTGCCTTGAACGAGGAAATGTCATCGTGA
- a CDS encoding thermostable hemolysin: MPRIDWNIPLPLLFGQPDSTTLQLARALPHDRERPAFEAFIQQRFRLAHGADIRHFMPQLFGVSQVDGELCAVAGVRLAGAEPLFLERYLDHSIEPLISAAAERAVERSAIAEVGNLAASDTGSARLSIIAITWLLAMAGLEWVAFTGNVGLVNSFHRLGLKPVTLCAADPQRLGDERHHWGSYYESQPWVHVGNIRAGFVHLRNMGLFSRLGLPTLLEDTSHVA; this comes from the coding sequence ATGCCCCGGATCGATTGGAACATTCCCTTGCCGCTGCTGTTCGGCCAGCCCGACAGCACCACCCTGCAACTTGCCCGCGCCCTGCCCCATGACCGTGAACGACCGGCCTTCGAGGCGTTTATCCAGCAACGTTTTCGCCTGGCCCACGGCGCCGATATCCGGCACTTCATGCCGCAATTGTTCGGCGTCAGCCAGGTCGACGGCGAGCTGTGCGCCGTCGCCGGGGTCCGCCTGGCGGGGGCCGAACCGCTGTTTCTGGAGCGCTACCTGGATCATTCGATCGAGCCACTGATCAGCGCTGCCGCCGAACGCGCGGTGGAGCGCAGCGCCATTGCCGAAGTGGGCAATCTGGCGGCCAGCGATACCGGCAGCGCGCGCCTGAGCATCATCGCCATTACCTGGCTGCTGGCCATGGCGGGCCTGGAGTGGGTGGCGTTTACCGGCAACGTCGGTCTGGTCAATAGCTTCCACCGTCTGGGTTTGAAGCCCGTCACCCTGTGCGCCGCCGACCCGCAGCGCCTGGGCGACGAGCGCCATCACTGGGGCAGTTATTACGAGAGCCAGCCCTGGGTGCACGTCGGCAATATCCGCGCCGGCTTCGTTCATTTGCGCAACATGGGCCTGTTTTCACGCCTGGGGTTGCCCACGCTTCTAGAGGACACTAGCCATGTCGCCTGA
- a CDS encoding cytochrome b — translation MSEHLLTQRYTRLSMTLHWLMLALFVGVYACIELKGLLPRGHALKGLLLAGHALFGLGIFALVWLRLLGRLAPRPAILPRPPAWQTVAAHLMHLALYALMIGTPLLAWLMLNAAGKPVPYFEWALPSLVAVDPDHAKQLKHWHEWLGSTGYWLIGLHAAAGLFHHYWVRDNTLTRMLPKR, via the coding sequence ATGAGCGAACATCTGCTGACCCAGCGCTACACACGTCTGTCGATGACCCTGCACTGGCTGATGCTGGCGCTGTTTGTCGGCGTCTACGCCTGTATCGAACTCAAGGGCCTGTTGCCTCGAGGGCACGCGCTCAAGGGGCTGTTGCTGGCCGGCCATGCGCTGTTTGGTCTCGGCATCTTCGCGCTGGTATGGCTGCGTCTGCTGGGCCGCCTCGCGCCGCGCCCGGCCATTTTGCCGCGCCCACCGGCCTGGCAGACCGTCGCGGCGCACCTGATGCACCTGGCGCTGTACGCACTGATGATCGGCACGCCGTTGCTGGCGTGGCTGATGCTCAACGCCGCGGGCAAGCCGGTGCCGTATTTCGAATGGGCGCTGCCGTCGCTGGTGGCCGTAGACCCGGACCACGCCAAGCAACTCAAGCACTGGCATGAGTGGCTGGGCAGTACCGGCTACTGGCTGATTGGCCTGCACGCGGCCGCTGGGTTGTTCCACCATTACTGGGTGCGGGATAACACCCTGACGCGAATGCTGCCAAAACGTTAG
- a CDS encoding sugar ABC transporter ATP-binding protein, with the protein MSLEPLLEMQGISKTFNGLRVLKSVGLKVYPGEIHALMGENGAGKSTLMKILSGAYQADPGGEIRIDGQTVPTFNPATAKALGIAVIYQELSLCPNLSVAENIYLGRELRRGWTIDRQGMRDGCVEVLQRLGAEFTPATQVSSLSIAERQLVEIARALHAHAKILVMDEPTTPLSSRETDRLFALIKQLRAQGLAIIYISHRMAEIYELSDRVSVLRDGQYIGELTRDALSAEVLVKMMVGRDLSGFYKKEHAAYDPGAVVMRVRDMADGKRVRHCSFDLHAGEVLGIAGLVGAGRTELARLIFAADPRTSGTLEVVGKTVTQLRTPADAIRAGVVYLTEDRKAQGLFLDMSVADNINVCACVPDAHAGGVLDRGHGAQRANDAIKSLSIRVASGKVNVGALSGGNQQKVLLARLLEVKPHVLILDEPTRGVDIGSKSEIYRIINQLAQAGVGIVVISSELPEIIGTCDRVLIMREGQLVAEVGGASGHAISQERIIDLATGGDQVVANG; encoded by the coding sequence ATGAGCCTTGAACCCTTGCTTGAGATGCAGGGCATCAGCAAAACCTTTAACGGGTTGCGCGTGCTTAAAAGTGTCGGCCTTAAGGTCTACCCCGGCGAAATCCACGCCTTGATGGGGGAGAACGGCGCCGGCAAATCCACCTTGATGAAAATCCTCTCCGGCGCCTACCAGGCCGACCCCGGCGGCGAAATCCGCATCGACGGTCAAACCGTTCCCACCTTCAACCCCGCCACCGCCAAAGCCCTCGGTATTGCCGTGATCTACCAGGAGCTGAGCCTGTGCCCGAACCTGAGTGTGGCCGAGAACATCTACCTGGGCCGTGAGTTACGCCGTGGCTGGACCATCGACCGTCAAGGCATGAGGGACGGTTGCGTGGAGGTGCTGCAGCGCCTGGGCGCCGAATTCACCCCGGCGACACAGGTCAGCAGCCTGTCGATTGCCGAGCGCCAACTGGTGGAAATCGCGCGCGCCTTGCATGCCCACGCCAAAATCCTGGTGATGGACGAGCCCACCACGCCGTTGTCGTCCCGCGAGACCGACCGCCTGTTCGCGCTGATCAAGCAACTGCGCGCCCAGGGCCTGGCGATCATCTATATCAGTCACCGCATGGCCGAGATCTACGAGCTGTCGGACCGGGTGTCGGTGCTGCGCGATGGTCAATACATCGGCGAACTGACCCGCGACGCACTGTCGGCCGAGGTGCTGGTGAAAATGATGGTCGGCCGCGACCTGTCCGGTTTCTACAAAAAGGAACACGCCGCCTATGACCCCGGCGCGGTGGTGATGCGCGTACGCGACATGGCCGACGGCAAGCGCGTGCGCCACTGCAGCTTTGATCTGCACGCCGGTGAAGTACTGGGCATTGCCGGGCTGGTGGGGGCAGGCCGCACCGAGCTGGCGCGGCTGATCTTCGCCGCCGACCCGCGCACCAGCGGCACCCTGGAAGTGGTGGGCAAGACCGTCACCCAACTGCGCACCCCGGCGGACGCGATTCGCGCCGGTGTGGTGTACCTCACCGAAGACCGCAAGGCGCAGGGCCTGTTCCTGGACATGAGCGTGGCCGACAACATCAATGTCTGTGCCTGTGTGCCGGACGCCCATGCCGGCGGCGTGCTCGATCGCGGCCATGGTGCGCAACGCGCGAATGACGCGATCAAGTCACTGTCGATTCGCGTCGCGTCGGGCAAGGTCAATGTCGGTGCGCTGTCCGGCGGCAATCAACAAAAGGTGCTGCTGGCGCGGCTGCTGGAGGTCAAGCCCCACGTGCTGATCCTCGATGAACCCACGCGTGGCGTCGACATCGGTTCCAAGTCCGAGATCTACCGCATCATCAATCAACTGGCGCAAGCGGGGGTGGGGATCGTGGTGATCTCCAGCGAGCTGCCGGAGATCATCGGCACGTGCGACCGCGTGCTGATCATGCGTGAAGGCCAGTTGGTGGCCGAAGTCGGCGGGGCCTCGGGCCACGCTATTTCCCAGGAACGTATTATTGACCTCGCCACCGGTGGCGATCAGGTGGTTGCCAATGGCTGA
- a CDS encoding ribose ABC transporter permease, producing the protein MADSMIATVGKAERARALMRTVGMLPVLVLLLVGFALASENFLTVQNLSIITQQASVNVVLAAGMTFVILTAGIDLSVGAILAASAVVALQASMSPQFGMFGIAAGIGFGLLLGLVNGGLIAFMRLPPFIVTLGALTAMRGLARLLADDKTVFNPDLPFAFIGNDSILGVPWLVVIAVAVVALSWFILRRTVMGVQIYSVGGNPEAARLSGIKVWKVLLFVYAMSGALAGLGAVMSASRLFAANGLQLGQSYELDAIAAVILGGTSFTGGVGTIGGTLIGALIIAVLTNGLVLLGVSDIWQYIIKGIVIIGAVALDRYRQSGART; encoded by the coding sequence ATGGCTGATTCGATGATTGCAACAGTGGGCAAGGCTGAGCGTGCGCGGGCGCTGATGCGCACCGTGGGCATGTTGCCGGTGTTGGTGTTGTTGCTGGTGGGCTTTGCCCTGGCCAGCGAGAACTTCCTGACGGTGCAGAACCTGTCGATCATTACCCAGCAGGCTTCGGTCAACGTGGTGCTGGCGGCGGGCATGACCTTTGTGATTCTCACGGCGGGCATCGACCTGTCGGTGGGGGCCATCCTGGCGGCGTCTGCGGTGGTCGCGTTGCAGGCGTCGATGTCGCCGCAGTTCGGCATGTTCGGGATCGCCGCCGGGATTGGCTTTGGCCTGTTGCTGGGCCTGGTCAACGGCGGCCTGATCGCCTTCATGCGCCTGCCGCCGTTTATCGTCACCCTCGGTGCGCTGACCGCCATGCGCGGCCTGGCGCGCCTGCTGGCCGACGACAAGACCGTGTTCAACCCTGACCTGCCGTTCGCCTTTATCGGCAACGACTCGATTCTGGGGGTGCCGTGGCTGGTGGTGATCGCCGTGGCGGTGGTCGCGCTGTCGTGGTTCATCCTGCGGCGCACGGTGATGGGCGTGCAGATCTATTCGGTGGGCGGCAACCCGGAAGCGGCGCGGCTGTCGGGGATCAAGGTGTGGAAGGTGCTGCTGTTCGTCTACGCCATGTCCGGTGCCTTGGCCGGGCTGGGCGCGGTGATGAGCGCCTCGCGCCTGTTTGCCGCCAATGGCCTGCAACTGGGCCAATCCTATGAGCTGGATGCGATCGCCGCGGTGATCCTCGGCGGTACCAGTTTTACCGGCGGCGTCGGCACCATCGGCGGCACGCTGATCGGCGCGCTGATTATCGCGGTGCTCACCAATGGCCTGGTGCTGCTGGGGGTATCGGATATCTGGCAGTACATCATCAAGGGCATCGTGATCATTGGCGCGGTGGCGCTGGATCGTTATCGCCAGTCCGGTGCGCGCACCTGA
- a CDS encoding ABC transporter substrate-binding protein: MNFKQIVPVIALAALMSQAVEARELKALGISMGSLGNPYFVTLADGATARAKALNPNVKVTSVSADYDLSKQFSQIDNFISSKVDLILINAVDPSAMASAIKKARDAGIVVVAVDVDAKGVNATVQTDNVEAGKLACQYLVDKLSGKGNVIIQNGPQVTAVTDRVKGCKAALAGAPDIKVLSDDQDGKGSREGGLNVMQGYLTRFPKIDGLFAINDPQAIGSDLAAKQLKRSGIIITSVDGAPDIENALKTDTQIQASASQDPWSMAQTAVDVGNDILNDKAPAEAVTLLTPKLITRDNVGTYSGWSSKH; this comes from the coding sequence ATGAACTTCAAACAAATCGTTCCCGTCATCGCTCTGGCTGCCCTCATGTCCCAAGCGGTTGAGGCCCGTGAGCTCAAAGCACTGGGCATCAGCATGGGCTCGCTGGGCAACCCTTACTTCGTGACCCTGGCCGACGGCGCCACCGCACGCGCCAAAGCGCTGAACCCCAACGTCAAGGTCACGTCGGTGTCGGCCGACTATGACCTGAGCAAGCAGTTCTCACAGATCGATAACTTCATCTCGTCCAAGGTCGACTTGATTCTGATCAACGCTGTCGACCCGTCCGCCATGGCCTCGGCGATCAAGAAAGCCCGTGACGCCGGTATTGTGGTGGTGGCGGTGGATGTGGACGCCAAGGGCGTGAACGCCACGGTACAGACCGACAATGTCGAAGCCGGCAAACTGGCCTGTCAGTACCTGGTGGACAAACTCTCGGGCAAGGGCAATGTGATTATCCAGAACGGCCCGCAGGTGACCGCCGTGACCGACCGCGTCAAAGGCTGCAAGGCCGCGCTGGCCGGCGCTCCGGATATCAAGGTGCTGTCCGATGATCAGGATGGCAAGGGCTCGCGCGAAGGCGGCCTGAACGTGATGCAGGGTTACCTCACGCGCTTCCCGAAAATCGACGGCCTGTTTGCAATCAACGACCCGCAAGCCATCGGCAGTGACCTGGCGGCCAAGCAACTCAAACGCAGCGGCATCATCATCACCTCGGTGGACGGCGCGCCGGATATCGAGAACGCGCTGAAAACCGACACACAAATCCAGGCCTCCGCCAGCCAGGACCCTTGGTCCATGGCCCAGACCGCAGTGGATGTGGGCAATGACATTCTCAATGACAAAGCCCCGGCCGAAGCCGTTACCCTGCTCACGCCAAAACTGATCACCCGCGACAACGTCGGTACCTACAGCGGCTGGTCGAGTAAACATTGA